One genomic region from Campylobacter concisus encodes:
- the rpe gene encoding ribulose-phosphate 3-epimerase yields MYVAPSILSADFGNLAAEIRAICEAGCDLVHVDVMDGHFVPNLTIGPVVVNAVAKAATKPLDIHLMVENNSFFADLFLPLKPKFLTFHIEEEKHPMRLIDHIRKNDVSPGIVLNPHTPVSAIEHIIDEVDMVLLMSVNPGFGGQKFMPVVLEKTRALRELIERKNAKCLIEVDGGVNGLNAPDLEEAGADILVAGNYIFSSNSYEQAIRAIKLEF; encoded by the coding sequence ATGTATGTTGCACCTAGTATTTTATCGGCTGATTTTGGAAATTTGGCAGCTGAGATAAGAGCCATTTGCGAGGCTGGGTGCGATCTGGTGCATGTTGATGTTATGGATGGGCATTTTGTGCCAAATCTAACCATCGGACCAGTTGTGGTAAATGCCGTTGCAAAGGCCGCTACAAAGCCGCTTGATATACATTTGATGGTTGAAAATAACTCATTTTTTGCTGACCTTTTCTTACCGCTAAAGCCAAAATTTCTAACCTTTCACATCGAAGAAGAGAAGCACCCAATGAGACTCATTGATCACATCAGGAAAAATGACGTTAGCCCTGGCATCGTGCTAAATCCACACACGCCAGTTAGTGCGATTGAGCATATCATTGATGAAGTCGATATGGTGCTTTTGATGAGTGTAAATCCTGGCTTTGGCGGTCAGAAATTTATGCCAGTTGTGCTTGAAAAAACAAGGGCGCTAAGAGAGCTAATAGAGCGTAAAAACGCCAAGTGTCTCATTGAAGTGGACGGCGGCGTAAATGGACTAAATGCACCTGATCTTGAAGAGGCCGGAGCTGATATTTTGGTGGCTGGCAACTACATCTTCTCATCAAATTCTTACGAACAAGCCATCCGCGCCATAAAGCTTGAGTTTTGA
- a CDS encoding potassium channel family protein: protein MSFLSRLLKFLNWSNSTKPEISLDTELYEQLKPFRFPLISVVLLLLFGTLGYVLIDNFSLIDAFYQAGMTFTTVGFTEVAPITPKGRIFTITFILIGFIIFTLSIGIVVEVLKRGTLISILKERRMLYRIARLKNHFVICYHNLYTIELSAQFRENHIPFVVVDDREDIAELAQIYKYPYFIKAQPHTQIAFLKTHLSSAKGLITLSSNIADNIALIASVRLYEKEIGRRKPYHIITNAETEDDTQRLKKLGADNVVSPSRLVAQRLSAMSVRPDMENLLEQFLYTKNSPIDIEEILVPDYSWIRFKRLKETHLRNITNADIVGIRDINNNFVPMPNGDTLVGTGSKLLVIGTVDGIRLTKRVVKSKHKPEEFKYV, encoded by the coding sequence ATGTCTTTTCTCTCAAGACTTTTAAAATTCCTCAACTGGTCAAACTCTACAAAACCAGAAATAAGCCTAGATACTGAGCTTTACGAACAATTAAAACCTTTTAGATTTCCACTAATTTCAGTCGTATTGCTGTTACTTTTTGGAACATTAGGTTATGTCTTAATAGATAATTTCTCGCTAATAGATGCCTTTTACCAAGCTGGTATGACTTTTACAACAGTTGGCTTTACCGAAGTTGCTCCAATAACTCCAAAGGGCAGAATTTTTACTATCACGTTTATACTTATTGGTTTTATTATATTTACACTATCGATCGGTATTGTGGTTGAGGTTTTAAAAAGAGGTACATTAATTAGCATTTTAAAGGAACGACGCATGCTTTATAGGATCGCAAGACTAAAAAATCACTTCGTTATTTGTTATCACAATCTATACACAATAGAACTTAGTGCTCAATTTCGCGAAAATCATATACCTTTTGTAGTGGTCGATGACAGAGAAGATATCGCAGAGCTAGCTCAAATTTATAAATATCCATATTTCATAAAAGCTCAGCCACATACACAAATTGCCTTTTTAAAAACACATCTATCAAGCGCAAAAGGTCTTATAACTCTTAGCTCAAATATTGCTGATAACATCGCCCTTATAGCATCTGTAAGACTTTATGAAAAAGAGATAGGTCGCAGAAAGCCTTATCATATCATCACAAATGCAGAGACAGAAGACGATACGCAAAGATTAAAAAAATTAGGCGCTGACAATGTGGTAAGCCCATCTCGCTTAGTCGCACAGCGGTTAAGTGCTATGAGCGTAAGGCCGGACATGGAAAATTTATTAGAGCAGTTTTTGTATACAAAAAATTCACCTATCGATATAGAAGAAATTCTTGTGCCTGATTATTCTTGGATAAGATTTAAAAGATTAAAAGAAACTCATCTACGAAATATAACAAATGCAGACATAGTGGGCATTAGAGATATAAATAATAATTTTGTACCAATGCCAAATGGCGATACATTAGTGGGGACAGGATCAAAACTTTTGGTTATCGGTACCGTTGATGGAATACGTCTAACCAAGCGTGTTGTAAAAAGCAAACACAAACCTGAAGAATTTAAATACGTATAA
- a CDS encoding 3'-5' exonuclease produces the protein MKPKKQRLENSIEILARQNLSYHEFILRFSDIEEISSLIDVRDLDMWRTLGLDITRNEENEIELGTRFRDISEQEFCVVDIETTGGTTSGQIIEIGAIKMKNGIEIGRFESFVAANVVPENITELTGIKASDLVGAPNLLNVLERFKIFLGTSAFIAHNVNFDYGFISHSLNEIGLGVLLNRKLCTIDLSRRTIASQKYGLGSLKELLGINNTHHRALNDAIAAAEIFKVCLTRLPFSIQTTEDLISFSKTAPSVKLKPEPVLCAN, from the coding sequence TTGAAACCAAAAAAACAGCGTTTAGAAAATAGCATTGAAATTTTAGCTAGGCAAAATTTAAGCTATCATGAGTTTATTTTAAGATTTAGTGATATTGAAGAAATTTCGTCGCTCATTGACGTTCGTGATCTTGATATGTGGCGAACCCTTGGGCTTGACATCACCAGAAATGAAGAGAATGAGATCGAGCTTGGCACGAGATTTAGAGATATTAGTGAGCAGGAATTTTGCGTGGTTGATATCGAAACGACTGGTGGTACGACGAGCGGACAGATCATTGAAATCGGTGCAATAAAAATGAAAAATGGCATTGAGATAGGGCGTTTTGAAAGCTTTGTAGCAGCTAATGTGGTGCCTGAAAATATCACCGAGCTAACCGGCATAAAGGCGAGCGATCTAGTTGGCGCTCCAAATTTACTAAATGTACTTGAGCGGTTCAAAATTTTTCTTGGAACTAGCGCCTTTATCGCGCACAACGTAAATTTTGACTACGGATTTATCTCTCATAGCCTAAATGAGATCGGCCTTGGCGTGTTGCTAAATAGAAAGCTTTGTACCATCGATCTTAGTCGCCGCACTATTGCTTCGCAAAAATACGGACTTGGCTCGCTAAAAGAGCTTCTTGGCATAAACAATACCCACCACAGAGCGTTAAATGACGCAATAGCAGCAGCTGAAATTTTTAAAGTCTGCCTCACACGCCTACCTTTTAGTATCCAAACTACAGAGGATCTCATAAGCTTTAGCAAAACAGCTCCAAGTGTGAAGCTAAAACCTGAACCAGTTTTGTGTGCGAATTAG
- the rpmB gene encoding 50S ribosomal protein L28, giving the protein MSKRCAITGKGPMIGNNVSHANNKTKRRFLPNLRTIRVTLEDGTTRKIKVAASTLRTMKKQSN; this is encoded by the coding sequence ATGTCAAAAAGATGTGCGATAACAGGCAAAGGACCGATGATAGGCAACAATGTGAGCCACGCTAACAATAAAACTAAAAGAAGATTCTTGCCAAATCTTAGAACGATTCGCGTTACACTAGAAGATGGTACTACAAGAAAGATAAAAGTTGCTGCTTCTACTCTAAGAACGATGAAAAAACAATCAAACTAA
- a CDS encoding ATP-binding protein — protein sequence MIDWGVKYAAIYRSTKGMLKPVDDINFVDIDSLYGLEKQKEILLKNTLNFIEGKDANHVLLWGERGCGKSSLVRAVFTKFYKAGLRIVELGCEDLKYLGDIIDEIRKSEFKFIIFCDDLSFENGSNEYKFLKPIMDGSIQKPPKNVLLYATSNRRHLISEFKSENENSELIDGEIHYSDATQEKISLSDRFGLWISFYQGNYDEYLKMVDFYFKDYTGNKDELHTLAKNFATLRASRSGRTAKQFYLTFKENLK from the coding sequence GTGATAGATTGGGGCGTGAAGTATGCAGCGATTTACAGAAGTACAAAAGGCATGCTAAAACCAGTTGATGATATTAATTTTGTTGATATCGACTCACTTTATGGGCTGGAAAAACAAAAAGAAATTTTACTAAAAAATACTCTAAATTTTATCGAAGGCAAGGATGCAAACCACGTGCTTCTTTGGGGTGAGAGAGGATGTGGCAAGTCAAGTCTCGTAAGGGCTGTTTTTACTAAATTTTATAAAGCAGGACTTCGCATAGTTGAGCTCGGATGCGAAGATCTAAAATACCTTGGCGACATCATCGACGAGATTAGAAAAAGTGAGTTTAAATTTATTATTTTTTGCGATGATCTAAGCTTTGAAAATGGCAGCAATGAGTATAAATTTCTAAAGCCTATCATGGACGGCTCTATCCAAAAGCCTCCAAAAAACGTGCTTTTATACGCCACATCAAACCGCAGACATCTAATAAGCGAGTTTAAAAGTGAAAATGAAAACTCAGAGCTAATAGACGGCGAAATCCACTATAGCGACGCAACTCAGGAGAAAATTTCACTCTCAGATCGCTTTGGTCTTTGGATTAGTTTTTATCAGGGTAACTACGATGAGTACCTAAAAATGGTCGATTTTTACTTTAAAGATTACACTGGCAACAAAGACGAGCTTCACACACTTGCTAAAAATTTCGCCACCCTTAGAGCTAGCAGAAGTGGCAGGACTGCAAAGCAGTTTTATCTCACATTTAAAGAAAATTTAAAATGA
- the cysK gene encoding cysteine synthase A: MIYDNIVKTIGNTPIVKIKTGADEAEIYVKLEFFNPGGSVKDRIAFNMITKMLADGTLKYGDTIVEPTSGNTGIGVAMCGAALGFKVILCMPESMSIERRKIVAAYGAQLELTPASGGMKAAIARATELAAQPNHIMLSQFENKYNPQAHELTTAAEIVADFSKLDAFVAGVGTGGTISGVAKILKEKGYDTKIIAVEPEASPVLSGGNPGPHKIQGIGAGFLPNTMNMSLVSEVEKVSNDDALNAARAIAKSDGLMIGISGGAAYVAAKRVAKRLGAGKKVLFIAPDNGERYLSTELYGA, from the coding sequence ATGATTTACGATAACATCGTTAAAACGATTGGTAATACACCTATTGTAAAGATAAAAACAGGTGCTGATGAAGCCGAAATTTATGTAAAATTAGAGTTTTTTAACCCAGGTGGCTCTGTAAAAGATAGGATCGCATTTAATATGATAACTAAAATGCTAGCTGACGGTACGCTAAAATATGGTGATACTATCGTTGAGCCAACGAGTGGAAATACTGGCATTGGTGTAGCGATGTGCGGTGCTGCACTTGGTTTTAAAGTGATACTTTGCATGCCAGAGAGCATGAGTATCGAAAGACGCAAAATAGTGGCTGCTTATGGCGCACAGCTTGAGCTTACTCCAGCGTCTGGTGGTATGAAAGCAGCGATCGCAAGAGCTACAGAGCTAGCAGCTCAGCCAAATCATATAATGCTAAGCCAGTTTGAAAACAAGTATAACCCACAAGCTCACGAACTAACAACAGCTGCTGAAATTGTGGCTGATTTTAGTAAGCTTGATGCATTTGTAGCTGGTGTTGGCACAGGTGGTACAATAAGTGGCGTAGCAAAGATTTTAAAAGAAAAGGGCTATGATACTAAGATCATCGCAGTTGAGCCTGAAGCATCGCCGGTTTTAAGTGGTGGCAACCCAGGACCACATAAAATTCAAGGCATTGGAGCCGGATTTTTACCAAATACTATGAATATGAGCCTAGTTAGCGAGGTAGAAAAAGTAAGCAACGATGACGCACTAAACGCAGCTAGAGCAATCGCTAAAAGTGATGGACTCATGATAGGTATAAGCGGTGGTGCTGCTTACGTGGCTGCAAAAAGAGTGGCTAAAAGACTTGGCGCTGGCAAAAAAGTACTTTTCATAGCTCCAGATAATGGCGAAAGATACTTAAGCACAGAGCTTTACGGAGCATAA
- a CDS encoding sodium-dependent transporter: protein MDRKSWSSRLTYILAVAGATVGFGATWRFPYLVGQNGGGAYVLVFCIAMIVIGIPMILVENAIGRRLKCNAVDAFGGSINGKKISKKWQIVGWMGLVGAFGIMAYYMVIGGWVLNYIAQISFGLLDLSHVVSFEETSAFYEQNIVSNPLAISFATLVFVLVNYAILVQGAVGGIERSAKFLMPLLFILMLIMIAKNITLDGAIEGVKFYLTPNFSKINLKLFVDVLGQVFFALSLGFGVMITLSSFVKKDEGLVKISIITGILNTVIAVLAGFMIFPSLFSYGVSPDSGPSLVFKSLPIVFSHMPFGGFFAVAFFALLMIAALTTSLPIYEVIITTLQEKFKIKRKKAIFLVLGGIFILGNLPSLMATNILSHVSIFGKNIFDAYDAISATIFFVFTSFGCAIFVGWVLKDDAKKEILQGSEKHAKLINIWFWYIKFVVPFIILVLFISSFYDNFLK, encoded by the coding sequence ATGGATAGAAAATCTTGGAGTTCAAGGCTCACATACATTTTAGCTGTTGCAGGAGCTACGGTCGGCTTTGGTGCGACGTGGCGTTTTCCGTATTTGGTGGGGCAAAATGGTGGTGGTGCCTATGTGCTCGTGTTTTGTATCGCGATGATCGTGATTGGCATACCGATGATTTTAGTTGAAAACGCGATCGGTAGACGTCTAAAATGCAACGCTGTGGATGCTTTTGGTGGATCAATAAATGGCAAAAAGATCAGCAAAAAGTGGCAGATCGTTGGCTGGATGGGGCTTGTTGGTGCTTTTGGTATCATGGCTTACTATATGGTTATTGGCGGCTGGGTGCTAAACTATATCGCCCAAATTTCATTTGGTTTACTTGATCTCTCACATGTGGTTAGTTTTGAGGAGACAAGTGCGTTTTATGAGCAAAATATCGTAAGCAATCCACTTGCTATCAGCTTTGCGACTCTTGTTTTTGTGCTAGTTAATTACGCTATTTTGGTACAAGGTGCGGTCGGTGGTATCGAGCGATCAGCGAAATTTTTAATGCCGCTACTTTTTATTTTAATGCTTATTATGATCGCTAAAAATATCACACTTGATGGTGCAATAGAGGGCGTAAAATTTTACTTAACACCTAATTTCTCAAAGATAAATTTAAAGCTTTTTGTTGATGTTTTGGGGCAGGTCTTTTTTGCTCTTTCGCTTGGATTTGGTGTGATGATCACGCTTTCTAGCTTTGTGAAAAAGGATGAGGGTTTGGTTAAAATTTCTATCATTACAGGTATTTTAAATACGGTAATTGCCGTGCTTGCAGGATTTATGATTTTTCCTTCTCTTTTTAGCTACGGTGTATCGCCAGATAGCGGCCCAAGCCTCGTGTTTAAGAGCCTGCCGATCGTTTTTTCACACATGCCATTTGGTGGTTTTTTCGCGGTTGCGTTTTTCGCACTATTAATGATCGCTGCACTTACAACATCGCTACCAATATATGAAGTAATAATCACAACACTTCAAGAAAAATTTAAAATAAAACGCAAGAAAGCAATATTTTTAGTCCTTGGAGGTATATTTATTTTAGGAAATTTGCCTTCGCTGATGGCTACAAACATACTAAGTCACGTAAGCATTTTTGGTAAGAATATTTTTGATGCATATGATGCAATAAGCGCAACAATATTTTTTGTATTTACATCATTTGGTTGTGCAATATTCGTAGGTTGGGTGCTAAAAGATGATGCAAAAAAAGAGATTTTGCAAGGTAGTGAAAAACATGCAAAACTAATAAATATCTGGTTTTGGTATATCAAATTCGTCGTACCGTTTATCATTTTGGTGCTTTTTATCAGCTCGTTTTACGATAATTTTTTGAAATAG
- a CDS encoding YdcH family protein, whose translation MLHEYTDLINELKKTDARFAALCKKHDELNKKIDDNLAKPSEIDNLKKEKLKLKDEIYAQILKHKK comes from the coding sequence ATGTTACATGAATATACAGACCTTATAAATGAGCTAAAGAAAACAGATGCTCGTTTTGCTGCTCTTTGCAAAAAGCATGATGAACTAAATAAAAAAATAGACGACAATCTGGCAAAACCATCTGAAATTGATAATTTAAAGAAAGAGAAGTTAAAACTAAAAGACGAAATTTATGCTCAAATTTTAAAGCATAAAAAGTAA
- a CDS encoding endonuclease III domain-containing protein: protein MRSTDLFLALLNHKKRNLDELKWPGEGTFEVVLGAILVQNTNWKNVEKALDNLKKASKDSLQGICALENSELATLIKPSGFYNTKAKRLKTLCLAIKNEFGDFENFKENASREWLINVKGVGAETCDAILAYACGKPYMVVDAYALRIVAYFDYNFECYDEAAEWLSSLDYDEIYKFLDSEEFDEVEILKLYHALILEFCKENFKGKILSQNGQKILSSIKN from the coding sequence ATGAGATCAACTGATCTGTTTTTAGCTCTGCTAAATCACAAAAAGAGAAATTTAGACGAGCTAAAATGGCCGGGCGAGGGCACTTTTGAGGTTGTTTTGGGAGCTATCTTGGTGCAAAATACCAACTGGAAAAATGTAGAAAAAGCGCTAGATAATCTAAAAAAAGCGAGCAAAGATAGCCTGCAAGGCATTTGTGCGCTTGAAAACAGCGAGCTTGCCACGCTCATAAAGCCAAGTGGCTTTTATAACACAAAGGCCAAACGGCTAAAAACGCTTTGTCTAGCCATAAAAAACGAGTTTGGCGATTTTGAAAATTTTAAAGAAAATGCCAGTCGCGAGTGGCTAATAAATGTAAAAGGCGTTGGGGCTGAGACTTGTGATGCGATACTGGCATATGCTTGCGGCAAGCCTTATATGGTCGTTGATGCTTACGCGCTTAGGATAGTGGCGTATTTTGACTATAATTTCGAGTGCTATGACGAGGCGGCTGAGTGGCTTAGCTCGCTTGATTATGATGAAATTTATAAATTTCTTGATAGCGAGGAATTTGATGAAGTTGAAATTTTAAAGCTCTATCATGCTCTTATTTTGGAGTTTTGTAAAGAAAATTTCAAAGGTAAAATTTTAAGCCAAAATGGTCAAAAAATATTAAGTAGCATTAAAAATTAA
- the epsC gene encoding serine O-acetyltransferase EpsC: MWESLKELVQTVREKDPSVHKCCFLAILINTPGIHAVLFHKISHFLYKKEHFFLARLISQIARFLTGIEIHPGAKIGRRFFIDHGMGVVIGETAEIGDDVMMYHQVTLGGTGKECGKRHPTVKNGVTIAAGSKILGAITIGENAKIGANSVVLKNVPANATVVGIPARIVRVNGTKFEPEFII, encoded by the coding sequence ATGTGGGAGAGTCTAAAAGAGCTAGTTCAAACCGTCCGTGAAAAAGACCCATCGGTACATAAGTGTTGCTTTTTAGCAATACTTATAAACACTCCTGGCATCCATGCGGTTTTGTTTCATAAAATTTCTCATTTTTTATATAAAAAAGAACATTTTTTTCTAGCTAGACTCATCTCACAAATTGCAAGATTTTTAACAGGCATCGAGATCCACCCTGGCGCAAAGATCGGTAGGAGATTTTTTATAGATCATGGCATGGGTGTGGTTATCGGTGAGACAGCTGAGATAGGCGATGATGTAATGATGTATCATCAAGTAACACTTGGAGGCACTGGAAAAGAGTGTGGCAAAAGGCATCCGACTGTAAAAAATGGCGTGACTATCGCAGCTGGCTCAAAGATACTAGGTGCCATAACTATCGGTGAAAATGCTAAGATCGGCGCAAACTCAGTCGTGTTAAAAAATGTCCCAGCAAACGCGACAGTCGTTGGTATACCAGCGAGAATAGTTCGAGTAAATGGGACAAAATTTGAACCAGAGTTTATTATCTAA
- the mfd gene encoding transcription-repair coupling factor: MQAKVYEYLLTHAPQILICEDDKEAALCTDAASFAGFSAFRLPDFRAKKGDDLRSFNEELFEISSVLSKYYKFDGKKIIISPFSTLLNPLPTQKNLESSTIKLKDSLNLNEFADLLIRFGYECVDIVESVGEFSIRGEVVDIYGVNMDDPVRILLFGDEVESIRNYNTATQISNKNELSEAEIVPFIANLSKDEFEKVSQKIEDMQSDALVSDLNSLGFWAIDSFSDYLKVFDSKLVKKIDFEIYDASEEKFKGIEILPEPKVYKDLEVTLNFDFFELNKSKNITVLSRNEGLFKGYELDGFTNVKLEISPLVVNLTSSDKIVVSLNKFEKKRRVKRSSLVVDELKVNDYVVHEEYGIGRFLGLEKIKVLGATKEFVVIAYQNDDKLLLPVEHLNLIDRYIAQNGSMAVLDRLGKANFAKIKEKVREKLFAIASKIVAMAAKRELIAGKILQKEDISYLNFVQDAGFSYTSDQQKAVNDIKDELKSGKVMDRLLSGDVGFGKTEVAMNAIFTCIKSGFSAFFFVPTTLLSSQHYKTLSQRFSKFGIKVFRLDRFSSAKEKASLQKALKENEPIVCVGTHALLGVKAENLGLIVVDEEHKFGVKQKEQLKEISQHSHILSMSATPIPRSLNMALSKIKTYSILATPPSSRLDVRTSVREWDEKVVKEAIMRELRRGGQTFYIHNHIADIEQTANDLRKILPKLRILILHSKVNAKVTEDEMMKFERGEYDLLLCTSIVESGIHLPNANTIIVENANKFGMADLHQLRGRVGRSDKQAYCYFLVEDKNAISKDALKRLVALEGNSFLGAGSVLAYHDLEIRGGGNIIGEAQSGHIEAIGYSLYLKMLEDEINKLLNQDSAKLDKIDLKLSVSAFLNQEFIREDRLRLEIYRRLSKCKEVGEVYEIQSELEDRFGKIDTFTKQFLDVIIIKILALKAGIKTILNSEQNILITKNDDEKIRLKSRSKDDDDVLAEILVYLRKDKK; encoded by the coding sequence ATGCAAGCAAAGGTCTATGAGTATCTCTTAACACACGCTCCGCAAATTCTTATCTGTGAAGATGATAAGGAGGCAGCTCTTTGCACTGATGCGGCTAGTTTTGCTGGTTTTAGTGCATTTAGGTTGCCTGATTTTAGAGCTAAAAAGGGAGATGATCTAAGAAGTTTTAACGAAGAGCTCTTTGAAATTTCATCCGTTCTTAGCAAATACTATAAATTTGATGGCAAAAAGATCATCATAAGCCCATTTAGCACCCTTTTAAACCCACTTCCAACGCAAAAAAACCTAGAAAGCTCAACAATCAAGCTAAAAGACAGTCTAAATTTAAACGAATTTGCCGACTTGCTCATACGCTTTGGCTACGAGTGCGTCGATATCGTTGAGAGCGTTGGCGAGTTTAGCATACGTGGCGAAGTCGTGGACATTTACGGCGTAAATATGGATGATCCTGTTAGAATTTTACTCTTTGGCGATGAGGTAGAGAGCATTAGAAACTATAACACCGCCACGCAAATTAGCAACAAAAATGAGCTAAGCGAAGCCGAGATCGTGCCATTTATCGCAAATCTAAGCAAAGATGAGTTTGAAAAAGTGAGCCAAAAGATCGAGGATATGCAAAGCGACGCCTTGGTGAGCGACCTAAATTCGCTTGGATTTTGGGCGATAGATAGCTTTAGCGACTATTTAAAAGTTTTTGACTCAAAGCTGGTTAAGAAGATCGATTTTGAAATTTATGACGCATCTGAGGAGAAATTTAAGGGCATTGAAATTTTGCCTGAGCCAAAGGTCTATAAAGACCTAGAAGTTACTTTAAATTTTGACTTTTTTGAACTAAATAAGAGCAAAAATATAACCGTTCTTTCAAGAAACGAGGGGCTTTTTAAGGGCTATGAGCTTGATGGCTTTACAAATGTAAAGCTTGAAATTTCGCCCCTTGTGGTAAATTTAACCTCAAGCGACAAGATCGTAGTCTCACTAAATAAATTTGAGAAAAAAAGGCGAGTTAAACGCTCAAGCCTCGTGGTGGATGAGCTAAAAGTAAATGACTATGTCGTGCATGAAGAGTATGGCATAGGCCGTTTTTTGGGGCTTGAAAAGATCAAGGTTTTGGGTGCTACGAAAGAATTTGTGGTTATCGCCTATCAAAATGACGACAAGCTTCTTTTGCCAGTTGAGCATCTAAATTTGATAGATCGCTATATCGCGCAAAATGGCTCTATGGCGGTGCTTGATCGCCTTGGCAAGGCAAATTTTGCCAAGATAAAAGAGAAGGTTAGAGAAAAACTCTTCGCGATCGCCTCAAAGATCGTAGCGATGGCGGCAAAAAGGGAGCTAATCGCAGGCAAGATTTTACAAAAAGAGGACATCTCTTATCTAAATTTCGTCCAAGATGCTGGCTTTTCATATACGAGTGATCAGCAAAAGGCGGTAAATGATATAAAAGATGAGCTAAAAAGCGGAAAAGTTATGGATAGGCTGCTTAGCGGAGATGTTGGCTTTGGTAAGACTGAAGTTGCGATGAATGCCATTTTTACCTGCATAAAATCAGGCTTTAGCGCATTTTTCTTCGTGCCAACGACACTTCTTAGCTCGCAGCACTACAAGACGCTAAGCCAAAGATTTAGCAAATTTGGCATAAAGGTCTTTAGGCTAGATCGCTTCTCAAGCGCTAAAGAAAAGGCAAGCTTGCAAAAAGCACTAAAAGAAAATGAGCCCATAGTTTGCGTGGGTACGCATGCGCTTCTTGGGGTAAAGGCTGAAAATTTAGGGCTTATCGTCGTTGATGAGGAGCATAAATTTGGCGTTAAGCAAAAAGAGCAGCTAAAAGAAATTTCTCAGCACTCACACATCTTAAGCATGAGCGCCACGCCGATACCAAGAAGCCTAAATATGGCGCTTAGCAAGATAAAAACATATAGCATTTTAGCCACTCCGCCAAGCTCAAGGCTGGATGTGAGAACAAGCGTGAGAGAGTGGGACGAAAAGGTCGTCAAAGAGGCGATCATGCGTGAGCTAAGACGCGGCGGTCAGACCTTTTACATCCACAACCACATCGCAGACATCGAGCAGACGGCAAATGATCTAAGAAAAATTTTGCCAAAGCTTAGAATTTTGATACTTCACTCAAAGGTAAATGCGAAAGTCACCGAAGATGAGATGATGAAATTTGAGCGGGGCGAGTATGACCTACTACTTTGCACCAGCATCGTTGAAAGCGGTATCCACTTGCCAAATGCAAACACCATAATCGTAGAAAATGCCAATAAATTTGGCATGGCTGACCTGCATCAGCTGCGCGGACGCGTGGGTAGAAGCGACAAGCAGGCCTACTGCTACTTTTTGGTGGAAGACAAAAACGCCATTAGCAAAGACGCACTAAAACGACTTGTCGCACTTGAGGGCAACTCATTTTTGGGCGCTGGCTCGGTGTTAGCCTATCACGACCTTGAGATAAGGGGTGGTGGTAATATCATCGGCGAGGCACAAAGTGGCCACATCGAGGCTATCGGCTACTCGCTATATCTAAAAATGCTAGAAGATGAAATAAACAAACTGCTAAATCAAGACTCTGCAAAGCTTGACAAGATCGATCTAAAGCTTAGTGTGAGCGCCTTTTTAAATCAAGAATTTATAAGAGAAGATAGACTACGACTTGAAATTTATAGACGTCTTAGTAAATGTAAAGAGGTGGGTGAAGTCTATGAAATTCAGAGCGAGCTTGAGGATAGATTTGGCAAGATAGATACGTTTACAAAGCAGTTTTTAGACGTCATTATCATCAAAATTTTAGCTCTAAAAGCTGGCATAAAAACGATCTTAAATAGCGAGCAAAATATACTAATAACAAAAAATGATGATGAGAAGATCAGGTTAAAGTCACGTAGCAAGGATGATGACGATGTATTGGCTGAAATTCTGGTCTATCTAAGAAAGGATAAGAAGTGA